GCTTTCGTTGAGATAGGTGAGGAAGACCTGGCCGGTTGCCGAGGTCAGGAGCGGCAGCACGTAGCCCAGGCGCACGGCAAGCGATCCCTGCCGCTCGCCGTCCACCTTGGAAACGATGCCCGGGCCGCGATCACCCCAGAGCGAAAGATAGGTTGCGAAACCGGCGGTGCGCTGCAGCGCCGCCAGTTCCTCACGGGCGAATTCAACCACGTCGAGCTGGCGGATGGCCGACAGGCCGAGCTGGATCGCGAAGCGGCCGAGCCCGTAATGCCCGGTGACCGGATCCTGGAAGGCAACACTCTCCTTGACGAAGCTGACGAGGTAGAGATGCGCCTTGCTGGGCGGCATGCCGGCGGCGGCGGCGATATCGCGCAGCGGCAGCGGGCCGTTCGCCGCCTCCATGGCGCGAATGACCTGGAAGCCGACCTCGATCGATTGAATGCGGCGTTGAGTCCATTCCTCCGGCGCCTTGGTCTTATCTGACGGCATCCTAAATCCCCTGTGTTCCCAGTTGATTATATTTATATCTGTAGCAGGTCGAGCCCGCTTTAAACGTAGTTTTCCACAGCACGGAAGGCGGCGACCAGATCATTCGCATCGAGCATCCGCTCCTGGTTGACCAGGAACGGGCTTTCTGCGCAGGCCGTCGCAAGTTTTTCGATCGCCGCATCGCCGACATTCGGCATGCCGAGCGCCGAAAGCCGGCGCGGCATGCCGATCTCGTCGTAGAAGCCGAACAGCGTCGTCAGTTCGTCCTCGGGACGGCCTTCCGCCATTGTCTGCACCAGCGTGCCGTAGGCGGCGTGTTCGCCATGCAGCGAGTGTTTTCGCACCGGCTCGATCGCGCCGAGTTCGGTCGCCACCGCATGGGCAATGGAGAGGCCGGTATTTTCGAAGGCGACGGCGCTGAGCCAGAGGATCGCCTCGACGACGGCTTCGAAATCCGGCGTCACCTCGCCGGTGCCGGCCACCCGCACGGCGCCGGCCCCATGTTCGAGCAGCATCCGGTAGCAGACATCGCCGAGCATCACGCCCGTCTTCAAGGGCCGCGTACCCTGCTTGGAGAGGCCGGTGCCCTTCCAGGCGCCTTCCGTCTCGAATTTTGCGGTCAGCGCATCGCCTATGCCGCCGCGCAGCAGCCGGGCAGGGGCCTTGGCGATGATCGCGGTGTCGACGATCACGAAGGCCGGGTTCTGGTCCATCTGCTCGACGGCGATCATCGTGTGATGGTCGTCATAGATGACGATGCCGCGGGTCGAGGGTGCATCGGTGGAAGCGGCCGTCGGCACGCTGACGAAGGGAAGGCCGGCGCGGCGAGAGGCACCCTTGGCGACATCGAGCGTGCGGCCGCCGCCGATGCCGACCACCACCTCGCCGCCCTTTGACCGCACCAGCTCGGCCAGGCGGTCCATTTCCCGATGGGTGACGTCCGCATCGAACGGTATGATTGTGGGCGTGATGTCCTGCCGGTTCAGGGTCTCGGTGAGATCCGCCTCGATATGCGGTAGCACAACCGAATCGCAGATCGCCACGACCGAACGGCCGAGCGTCGCCGCCTTTTCGCCAAGCAGATTTAAGGACCCCGGACCCTGGATATAAAAAGCCGGCGCCCGGAATATACGTGTCATGCCTCCCCCCGGAATGCTGTAACGCCGAATGCTATACAACATTATCAAAGGAAATGGGAGCTTCGCGTTACTCCGGAGGCCTGGGACTCAAACGAGATCGGCGAGATAGGTGTTTTCCGCCCGCGACTGGGCGTAGGCCGCCGGATCGACCCCGGCGATGATCAGGGCCTCACCCTCGGGGGGCGCTTCGGCAATCAGCTTGCCGTCCGGTGCGGCGATCCGCGACAGACCGGCATAGGCGAACAGATCGTCGGAGCCGCAGTGGTTGATATAGGCAACGAAGACCTGGTTCTCGAAGGCGCGGACCTGAATCATGTGCTCCGCGATGAACTGACCGGACCCGCCGGTCGGCAACGCCGTCGGCACCACGACGAGATCGGCGCCGCCCTTTGCCAGTTGCCGGACGTTTTCGGGAAACTCGACATCGTAGCAGATCAGGAAACCGAGCCTGATGTCGCCGAGCGTCACCAGAACTTGGCGGCGGTCCTCCTGGGCGAACCATTTGCGCTCATAGGGGCCGTAGAGATTGCATTTGCGGTAGACCGCCGTCTGGCCCTTGCCGTCGGTGAAGAAGGCGCTGTTGAAGATGTTTTCGAAGGTCTTTTCGGCAAAACCGGCGACGATCGCGAGGCCATGTTTTGAGGCGATCTCCGACAGCCGGTCGGTCACCGGGCCATGGGCGGGCGTGGCAAGATCGGGAAATTTCTCCGCCGCGCCGTAACCGGTCAGCGCCAGTTCCGGGGCGATCAGCAGCGCGGCGCCCTTGGCGGCCGCCTCTTCGGCCGCCGCCTCGATCTTGGCGAGGTTCGCCTCGACATCGCCGACGACGGGCTGCATCTGGAAACCGGCGATCTTCATGGGCTTATCCCTTCAGCGTTCGTCCGACATGGCGCCGAGCAGCTTCGGCAGGTCTCCGAACCGGGCCACCAGACCGAAGACGACCGCAGCGATGACCAGGAACAGCACCGTCACGGCGGCCATGGTTGGCGTATAGCCGTAGCGCAGCGCGTTGAAGATCTTGATCGGCAGGGTTTCCATGGTGAAGCCGACGGTCATATAGGCAACGATATATTCGTTCAGCGACAGAACGAAGGCAAAGGCATAACCGGAGACGAGATAGGGCAGGATCAGCGGCAGCACGACGGTTCTGAAGATGACCCGGTCGTCGGCGCCCATGGTGGCGGCGGCTTCCACCAACGAACGGTCGATCGCCGAAAAGCCGAGCGAAAGGGTCACCAGCGGCAGGGTGACGAAGAAGATGCCGTGGCTGATCACCGCGGTCCACGGTTGGCCGTAGAAGCCGGTGGTCGCCCAGAAGGTGAGCAGGCCGAGCGCGGTGATGACCGGCGGCAGGGTGAAGGGCGCAACGCCGAGAAGCTGGAAGATGTTGGCCCAGGGGGCGATCCGCCGCCACAGGAACCAGGCAAGCGGCAGGGCGATCAGCAGGGCTAGAAGCGCGGACGAGGCAGCCAGGGTCAGTGAGGCGACCAGCGCATTACGCCATTCGGGATTGGTAAAAATCTGGCCGTACCAGGAGAGCGAAAAACCCTGGGGCGGAAATGCGAGCGTCTGGCGGGCATTGATCGAGACGCCGGCGACGACGATCAGCGG
This genomic window from Neorhizobium galegae contains:
- a CDS encoding IclR family transcriptional regulator; protein product: MPSDKTKAPEEWTQRRIQSIEVGFQVIRAMEAANGPLPLRDIAAAAGMPPSKAHLYLVSFVKESVAFQDPVTGHYGLGRFAIQLGLSAIRQLDVVEFAREELAALQRTAGFATYLSLWGDRGPGIVSKVDGERQGSLAVRLGYVLPLLTSATGQVFLTYLNESETMAVRQDEIAAAKRGASDDAASLSPRVTTTKEIQKIIETVRHQGYAMTVNSINSSFAAIAAPVFDYSGRIVATMTVLGSDKQLAGPRKKPTIDALMAAAHRLSERLGAPGRGAKGEDNVKPPAQPKPTRAKGTAGR
- a CDS encoding iron-containing alcohol dehydrogenase, yielding MTRIFRAPAFYIQGPGSLNLLGEKAATLGRSVVAICDSVVLPHIEADLTETLNRQDITPTIIPFDADVTHREMDRLAELVRSKGGEVVVGIGGGRTLDVAKGASRRAGLPFVSVPTAASTDAPSTRGIVIYDDHHTMIAVEQMDQNPAFVIVDTAIIAKAPARLLRGGIGDALTAKFETEGAWKGTGLSKQGTRPLKTGVMLGDVCYRMLLEHGAGAVRVAGTGEVTPDFEAVVEAILWLSAVAFENTGLSIAHAVATELGAIEPVRKHSLHGEHAAYGTLVQTMAEGRPEDELTTLFGFYDEIGMPRRLSALGMPNVGDAAIEKLATACAESPFLVNQERMLDANDLVAAFRAVENYV
- a CDS encoding carbon-nitrogen hydrolase family protein, with translation MKIAGFQMQPVVGDVEANLAKIEAAAEEAAAKGAALLIAPELALTGYGAAEKFPDLATPAHGPVTDRLSEIASKHGLAIVAGFAEKTFENIFNSAFFTDGKGQTAVYRKCNLYGPYERKWFAQEDRRQVLVTLGDIRLGFLICYDVEFPENVRQLAKGGADLVVVPTALPTGGSGQFIAEHMIQVRAFENQVFVAYINHCGSDDLFAYAGLSRIAAPDGKLIAEAPPEGEALIIAGVDPAAYAQSRAENTYLADLV
- a CDS encoding ABC transporter permease; its protein translation is MTALRRLFFFVVGLFLALPLIVVAGVSINARQTLAFPPQGFSLSWYGQIFTNPEWRNALVASLTLAASSALLALLIALPLAWFLWRRIAPWANIFQLLGVAPFTLPPVITALGLLTFWATTGFYGQPWTAVISHGIFFVTLPLVTLSLGFSAIDRSLVEAAATMGADDRVIFRTVVLPLILPYLVSGYAFAFVLSLNEYIVAYMTVGFTMETLPIKIFNALRYGYTPTMAAVTVLFLVIAAVVFGLVARFGDLPKLLGAMSDER